The window CCAGGAGAGAGCACCCCCTGCAAtgccccctagtgctgcactggggccagcactgactgccaggggagagtgccACCTGGCCCCTCACTCACCAGCTCCTAGGTACCACAGTAAGACCTACCCACCATGGCAGGCTGCAGGAGTGCCAAGACTCACCTGTTGCTGTTCGCACTGCTGGGCGTCAGGGAGTCGCTCATTGCAGGAGGATctggaaggcaggcagggagcatgaGTCTCTGCCCCCAGCCACTCCTGAGGGATGGGCATGGCCAGCATCCACCCAGGCCATGCTGCCAGCCCCACAACCCTGACCTGAACAGTAGCCAAGGTCCTTCAAAGGGCTTTGCCAACACAGGCCCTTTGttctggggctgggctgagccagctcccagcatgctccactcccactcctcccctgccccgaccttgggcagggagcagcagccacagccAGGGCAAGGTGGCTAGAAGCGGGGAGTCCCCCATGGCTGGGGGATGCAATGAACCCACCACACCTTCCAGGAGCAGTCAGTCAGCATGACATCCTATGCTAGACCCCAGGCAGGAGATATCTGCCCCTTTCAGACAGGGCTCCCCAGCCCCGCTGTACCCAACTGTGACCAGGGGGGTCTAGTGCCAGACAAAGAGGAGGGATTAGAGGCAGCTTTGCCCCAGGGTGATGTCTGGAGGAGACGAGAAATCATCCCCCCAGACTTAGCCTGGCCCAGCAGGGACTGCCAGGGCCCCTGGTACCTTTGAGTCCCCACAGCTCCTTCGGGCGCACAAAGTCCGGCTTGAGCACCTCGAAGCACAGGAAGAGCTCAGCCAGGAACACTCCAATGTTGATCTGCAG of the Chelonoidis abingdonii isolate Lonesome George unplaced genomic scaffold, CheloAbing_2.0 scaffold1390, whole genome shotgun sequence genome contains:
- the LOC116837861 gene encoding calmodulin-regulated spectrin-associated protein 3-like; its protein translation is MSVADSLYNLQLIQEFCTKYLGGCCPLALEDLLYVPPVLRINIGVFLAELFLCFEVLKPDFVRPKELWGLKDPPAMSDSLTPSSANSNR